One window from the genome of Streptococcus salivarius encodes:
- a CDS encoding glucose-1-phosphate adenylyltransferase translates to MKNEMLALILAGGQGTRLGKLTQSIAKPAVQFGGRYRIIDFGLSNCANSGINNVGVITQYQPLALNNHIGNGSSWGLDGVNSGVSILQPYSASEGNRWFEGTSHAIYQNIEYIDSINPEYVLILSGDHIYKMDYDDMLQSHKDNNASLTVAVLDVPLKEASRFGIMNTDANNRIVEFEEKPENPKSTKASMGIYIFDWKRLRNMLVSAEKSSVDMSDFGKNVIPAYLETGESVFAYEFEGYWKDVGTIESLWEANMEYISPENALDSRNRQWKIYSRNVIAPPNFFGENAHVEDSLVVDGCLVDGTVKHSVLATNTQIREGAVVEDSVIMSGAIIGKGAKIKRAIIGEGAHISDGVEIDGTEEVQVVGYNEVVGVPKDED, encoded by the coding sequence ATGAAAAATGAAATGTTGGCTTTGATCCTTGCTGGTGGGCAAGGAACTCGTCTTGGAAAATTGACCCAAAGTATTGCCAAACCAGCTGTTCAGTTTGGTGGACGCTACCGTATCATTGACTTTGGTTTGTCAAACTGTGCCAATTCAGGAATTAACAATGTAGGTGTCATTACACAGTATCAACCACTTGCTTTGAACAATCATATCGGTAATGGTTCAAGTTGGGGATTGGATGGTGTTAACTCTGGTGTATCAATTCTTCAACCTTACTCAGCTAGCGAAGGTAATCGTTGGTTTGAAGGTACCAGCCACGCTATTTATCAAAACATTGAGTATATCGATAGCATCAATCCTGAATATGTTTTGATTTTGTCTGGTGACCATATTTACAAGATGGACTATGATGATATGCTCCAATCTCACAAAGATAACAACGCAAGTCTTACTGTCGCCGTTCTTGATGTGCCACTTAAAGAAGCTAGCCGTTTCGGTATCATGAACACTGATGCTAATAACCGTATTGTTGAGTTCGAAGAAAAACCTGAAAACCCTAAATCTACGAAAGCATCAATGGGTATTTACATCTTTGATTGGAAACGTCTTCGCAATATGTTAGTATCAGCTGAAAAGAGTTCAGTTGATATGTCAGACTTTGGTAAGAACGTTATCCCAGCTTATCTTGAAACAGGTGAAAGCGTCTTTGCTTATGAATTTGAAGGCTATTGGAAAGACGTAGGTACTATCGAATCCCTTTGGGAAGCAAATATGGAGTACATTTCTCCTGAAAATGCCCTGGATAGTCGTAACCGTCAATGGAAAATTTACTCACGTAACGTGATTGCTCCACCAAACTTCTTTGGTGAGAATGCTCATGTTGAAGATTCACTCGTTGTTGATGGATGTTTGGTTGATGGAACTGTTAAACATTCTGTGCTTGCAACAAATACACAAATTCGTGAAGGGGCAGTCGTTGAAGATTCAGTGATTATGAGTGGTGCAATTATTGGTAAAGGTGCAAAAATTAAACGAGCTATTATCGGTGAAGGTGCACACATTTCCGATGGTGTGGAAATTGACGGTACAGAAGAAGTGCAAGTCGTAGGATACAATGAAGTAGTGGGGGTACCAAAAGATGAAGATTGA
- the glgB gene encoding 1,4-alpha-glucan branching protein GlgB: MNLDEAMYTFGTGENFHLQNYLGVHELEGEEGFIFRVWAPHAEQIQVIGDFTGWFDEPLDMTKNHIGVWEATSALPEEGQLYKFLVKRKGGQVVEKMDPFATYLEPRPGTGAVIRKKKTKKWKDGLWMGRRKRFGFQKRPVNIYEAHASSWKLKEDGQPYTFKELKEELIPYLVEMNYTHVEFMPLMAHPLGMSWGYQLMGYFAFEHTYGTPEEFQDFVEACHQNNIGVLVDWVPGHYTQNDDALAYFDGTPTFEYQDHDRAHNYRWGALNFDLGKNQVQSFLISSALYWIENYHIDGIRVDAVSNMLYLDYDEGPWMPNKDGGNRNLEGYGFLQKLNREIKKRYPDVMMVAEESTAATPITQPIEEGGLGFDFKWNMGWMNDILKFYAEDPVYRQYDFNLMTFSFMYCFNENYVLPFSHDEVVHGKKSMMHKMWGDRYNQFAGLRNLYAYQLCHPGKKLLFMGSEFGQFLEWKFDYQLEWGNLEDEMNQKMQAFTSHMNGFYKDHKSLWQIDDSYDGIEIIDADNRAESVLSFIRKDDKGDKGDFLVCVFNLAPVERQDFTIGLPVAGIYQEVLNTEMEEFGGVWKEGNPETRTQKAKWKDYENTLSFTLPALGASIWRVKRRLK, translated from the coding sequence ATGAATCTCGATGAAGCCATGTACACATTTGGAACAGGTGAGAACTTCCACCTTCAGAATTATTTGGGTGTGCATGAATTAGAGGGAGAAGAAGGTTTTATCTTCCGTGTGTGGGCCCCTCATGCTGAGCAGATTCAGGTAATTGGAGATTTCACAGGTTGGTTTGATGAACCTCTGGATATGACCAAAAACCATATCGGTGTTTGGGAGGCGACTTCAGCTCTCCCAGAGGAAGGACAACTCTATAAGTTCTTGGTGAAACGTAAGGGAGGTCAAGTCGTCGAAAAGATGGATCCTTTTGCGACTTACTTAGAGCCTCGTCCTGGAACAGGAGCTGTGATTCGTAAGAAGAAAACTAAGAAGTGGAAGGATGGCCTTTGGATGGGTCGTCGTAAACGCTTTGGTTTCCAAAAACGTCCGGTTAATATCTATGAAGCTCATGCATCATCTTGGAAACTAAAAGAGGATGGTCAACCTTATACTTTCAAAGAATTGAAAGAAGAGTTGATTCCATATTTGGTTGAGATGAACTATACTCACGTGGAATTCATGCCACTCATGGCTCATCCTCTTGGGATGAGTTGGGGTTACCAGCTTATGGGTTACTTTGCTTTTGAGCATACCTATGGCACACCAGAAGAATTTCAAGATTTCGTAGAAGCATGTCACCAGAATAATATCGGTGTCTTGGTAGACTGGGTCCCAGGTCACTATACACAGAATGACGATGCTTTGGCCTACTTCGATGGTACACCAACTTTCGAATATCAGGATCATGATCGAGCTCATAACTATCGTTGGGGCGCACTTAACTTTGACTTAGGAAAAAATCAAGTTCAGTCTTTCCTTATTTCAAGTGCTCTTTACTGGATTGAAAATTATCATATCGATGGTATCCGAGTGGATGCAGTATCTAACATGCTCTATTTGGACTATGATGAAGGTCCATGGATGCCTAACAAGGACGGTGGAAATCGTAACTTGGAAGGCTACGGCTTCCTTCAAAAACTCAATCGTGAAATTAAAAAACGCTATCCAGATGTTATGATGGTTGCGGAAGAATCAACTGCAGCAACGCCAATCACCCAACCGATTGAAGAAGGTGGTCTAGGTTTCGACTTCAAATGGAATATGGGTTGGATGAACGATATCCTCAAATTCTACGCAGAAGATCCAGTTTACCGTCAGTATGACTTCAATCTGATGACCTTCAGTTTCATGTATTGCTTCAATGAAAACTATGTTCTACCTTTCTCACATGATGAAGTGGTTCATGGTAAGAAGAGCATGATGCATAAGATGTGGGGTGACCGCTATAATCAATTTGCTGGTCTTCGTAACCTCTATGCTTACCAACTCTGTCACCCAGGTAAGAAATTGCTCTTTATGGGTTCTGAGTTTGGTCAATTCTTGGAGTGGAAGTTTGATTATCAACTCGAATGGGGAAATCTTGAAGATGAGATGAACCAGAAGATGCAGGCCTTCACTAGCCATATGAATGGTTTCTACAAGGACCATAAATCTCTCTGGCAGATTGATGATTCTTACGATGGTATTGAAATTATCGATGCGGATAACCGTGCTGAAAGTGTGCTTTCCTTCATTCGTAAGGATGACAAAGGCGATAAGGGTGACTTCCTTGTCTGTGTCTTCAACCTAGCTCCAGTGGAACGTCAAGACTTCACTATTGGATTGCCAGTCGCTGGTATTTATCAAGAAGTACTTAACACTGAGATGGAAGAATTCGGTGGTGTCTGGAAAGAAGGAAATCCTGAAACTCGTACCCAAAAGGCGAAGTGGAAGGATTATGAAAATACCCTTAGCTTCACATTGCCAGCTCTTGGAGCAAGTATCTGGCGTGTTAAACGTCGCTTGAAATAA
- the pulA gene encoding type I pullulanase has product MDNLLTVHFHSMHGDYSRYSMWKWLDGYWGEEAHFSREDDFGLVGQVTSPSNRFIDSVNLLVKTEDWSRQTHDYRVRRFLGDAPNAIWIVEGDPTVYYSKQAALTSHSFEGRDQHAFDMALRRQEFDQKWGFQGWLGHKYEKGATEFRLWSPLARRVQLLLFKKGSKNPKIIKMSRGTSVNKDRHEMNTHGVWSATVKKDLDGVAYQFRVYHEESFYQDTRDPYSIALSLDNKKSLVVNPQRLVPRGYEKVTKQKASWRKANACSSVICEMHLRDFSISETSGVKKSYRGTYLGACQKGTRNAHGDLTGFDYLKRMGYNYVQLQPVFDHHKTYDKGGKLLYNWGYDPENYNVPDRQFAADQKNPVAPILELKKMIQAYHEAGIGVIMDVVYNHTYSSYSSPFQLSVPAYYYRMHDNGSFQDGSGCGNETASEKEMYRKYMIDSLTYWAEEFGVDGFRFDLMGLHDVATMNAIRSAMDDIDPRILLYGEGWDMGIGLPVDQKGKKDNAALMPRIGFFNDNARDAVKGAEVYGYINNGYVSGAPLEDQIAKSLLGSRGFVNYLMPGQVLNYIEAHDNYNLNDLMHHLHPHDSPEDIEKRIYLANALNLSMQGMCFMQLGQEFQRSKMVATGEDGNYTEADVKRAMNSYNAPDAVNQVDWNQVTLKKDLVAKVAKLIERKQTVQEFSYRSYADIYDNLYVAKAEYDSGIVELHISGKLRKTFVFDNMKKDLEIY; this is encoded by the coding sequence ATGGACAATTTATTAACCGTTCATTTTCATAGTATGCATGGCGACTATTCCAGATACAGTATGTGGAAGTGGCTAGATGGTTATTGGGGCGAAGAAGCCCATTTTTCACGTGAGGATGATTTTGGTCTTGTTGGTCAGGTTACTTCTCCCTCCAATCGTTTTATTGATTCTGTCAATCTTTTGGTCAAAACGGAAGACTGGTCGAGGCAAACACATGATTACCGTGTCCGACGCTTCCTAGGGGATGCTCCCAATGCTATTTGGATAGTTGAAGGTGATCCAACTGTTTATTATTCTAAACAGGCAGCCTTGACTAGCCATAGTTTCGAAGGTCGCGACCAGCATGCCTTTGATATGGCTCTCCGAAGACAGGAATTTGACCAGAAGTGGGGCTTTCAAGGTTGGTTAGGTCATAAGTATGAAAAAGGGGCCACAGAGTTTCGCCTTTGGTCACCTCTAGCTCGTCGTGTGCAGCTCTTACTTTTTAAAAAGGGCAGTAAAAATCCTAAGATCATTAAGATGAGCCGAGGAACCAGTGTCAATAAAGACCGTCATGAGATGAATACTCACGGTGTTTGGAGTGCCACTGTTAAAAAGGATTTGGATGGGGTAGCCTACCAGTTTCGTGTGTATCATGAGGAAAGTTTTTATCAGGATACGAGAGACCCCTACAGTATCGCCCTTAGCTTAGATAATAAAAAAAGTTTGGTGGTCAATCCACAGCGACTTGTTCCAAGAGGGTATGAAAAGGTTACCAAGCAAAAAGCGAGCTGGCGTAAGGCAAATGCTTGCTCATCCGTTATCTGTGAGATGCACCTCCGTGACTTCTCAATCTCAGAGACATCTGGTGTTAAGAAGTCCTATAGAGGAACCTATCTAGGTGCTTGTCAGAAAGGGACTAGAAATGCCCATGGAGATTTGACTGGTTTTGATTACCTCAAACGTATGGGCTACAACTATGTCCAACTGCAACCAGTCTTTGATCACCATAAAACCTATGATAAAGGTGGGAAGCTTCTCTACAACTGGGGGTACGATCCTGAAAATTACAATGTTCCGGATCGTCAGTTTGCTGCTGATCAAAAGAATCCCGTGGCACCAATTTTAGAGCTTAAGAAAATGATTCAGGCCTACCATGAAGCAGGAATAGGGGTTATCATGGATGTGGTTTATAACCATACTTACTCATCTTACAGCTCTCCTTTCCAACTATCTGTGCCGGCTTATTACTACCGTATGCATGACAATGGGTCTTTCCAAGATGGATCAGGCTGTGGAAATGAGACAGCCAGTGAAAAGGAAATGTACCGTAAGTATATGATTGATTCCTTAACCTATTGGGCAGAAGAATTTGGAGTGGATGGTTTTCGTTTTGACCTTATGGGCTTACATGATGTTGCTACGATGAATGCCATTCGTTCGGCCATGGATGATATTGATCCTAGGATCCTTCTTTATGGTGAAGGATGGGATATGGGAATTGGACTTCCTGTAGACCAAAAGGGCAAGAAGGATAATGCAGCCTTGATGCCTAGAATCGGATTTTTCAATGACAATGCGCGTGACGCGGTCAAGGGGGCAGAGGTCTATGGGTACATCAATAACGGCTATGTGTCTGGAGCCCCATTGGAAGACCAGATTGCCAAGAGTCTGCTTGGTAGCCGTGGTTTTGTAAACTACCTCATGCCAGGTCAGGTCCTCAACTATATCGAAGCGCACGACAACTACAATTTGAATGACCTTATGCATCATTTGCATCCACATGATTCGCCAGAAGATATTGAAAAACGTATTTACTTGGCAAATGCTCTTAATCTAAGTATGCAAGGGATGTGTTTCATGCAGTTGGGACAAGAATTCCAGCGTAGTAAGATGGTTGCAACAGGTGAAGATGGAAATTACACGGAAGCGGATGTTAAGCGTGCCATGAATAGCTACAATGCCCCTGATGCTGTTAATCAGGTGGATTGGAATCAAGTGACTCTTAAGAAAGACTTGGTTGCTAAAGTTGCCAAATTAATTGAGCGTAAGCAAACCGTACAAGAATTTTCATATCGTTCATATGCAGATATTTACGATAATCTCTATGTCGCAAAAGCTGAGTACGATTCAGGTATTGTTGAATTACATATTTCTGGAAAATTACGTAAGACTTTTGTGTTCGATAATATGAAAAAAGATTTGGAGATTTACTGA
- a CDS encoding DNA translocase FtsK: MATTKKTKKGTASKNGKKRLTKAELDRQKAIKRMLWTFFFAFVLIFPVFRLGFFGVTLYNLFRVFVGSMAYPLIFAIYVYLFGFKWLRKHSNYVTGFWMVFAGLLLEFHAYLFSLERMSGLDIFPGTKDLLFGELVSVQVARFAGGGMLGALLYQPISFLFSNIGSFMIGVLIILLGAFILSPWDVLDIMEYTKEAWQKGAEKRLERTAQRQEKKAERQAQKEREAEERAEAERLADLTVDEETGEILDDAAEELPQETEIFALEPEISDYASEDYYDNLPPEDYEDFQEDYAPYPEDLPREEFPPSMVVEGDDAPVEVDFTPKELLQYKLPHIDLFAPDKPKSQSKEKNIVRKNIRILEDTFKSFNIDVKVERAEIGPSVTKYEVKPAVGVRVNRISNLADDLALALAAKDVRIEAPIPGKSLVGIEVPNSEIATVSFRELWEQSKTDPNKLLEVPLGKAVDGSARSFDLGRMPHLLVAGSTGSGKSVAVNGIISSILMKARPDQVKFLMVDPKMVELSVYNDIPHLLIPVVTNPRKAAKALQKVVDEMENRYELFSKFGVRNIAGYNAKVEDWNAQSQEKQIPLPLIVVIVDELADLMMVASKEVEDAIIRLGQKARAAGIHMILATQRPSVDVISGLIKANVPSRVAFAVSSGTDSRTILDENGAEKLLGRGDMLFKPIDENHPVRLQGSFISDDDVERIVTFIKDQASADYDESFDPGEVSENDFGGGSSANGGSSEGDPLFEEAKALVLETQKASASMIQRRLSVGFNRATRLMEELEEAGVIGPAEGTKPRKVLMTQE, from the coding sequence ATGGCTACAACGAAAAAAACGAAAAAAGGGACTGCTTCTAAGAACGGTAAGAAGCGGCTTACAAAAGCAGAATTAGACAGACAGAAGGCGATTAAGCGAATGCTATGGACCTTCTTTTTTGCCTTTGTCTTAATTTTCCCAGTCTTTCGATTGGGTTTCTTTGGGGTTACCCTCTATAATCTCTTTCGAGTATTTGTGGGGAGTATGGCTTATCCTTTAATTTTTGCTATCTATGTTTATCTCTTTGGCTTTAAATGGTTACGTAAACATAGTAACTACGTAACAGGATTTTGGATGGTCTTCGCGGGTCTCTTGTTGGAGTTTCACGCCTATCTCTTTAGTCTAGAACGCATGAGTGGTCTGGATATTTTCCCTGGTACCAAGGACTTGCTTTTTGGGGAACTGGTCAGTGTGCAAGTAGCTCGTTTTGCGGGTGGTGGTATGTTGGGGGCTCTCCTATACCAACCGATTTCCTTCCTCTTTTCAAATATCGGTAGCTTCATGATTGGGGTATTGATTATTCTCTTGGGTGCTTTCATTCTTAGCCCTTGGGATGTCTTGGATATCATGGAGTATACTAAGGAAGCATGGCAGAAAGGGGCTGAGAAGCGTTTGGAACGGACGGCTCAACGTCAGGAAAAGAAGGCAGAACGTCAGGCTCAGAAAGAACGTGAGGCGGAAGAACGTGCCGAAGCCGAGCGTCTGGCTGATTTAACTGTTGACGAGGAGACAGGAGAAATCTTAGATGATGCCGCAGAGGAGTTACCACAAGAAACTGAGATTTTTGCACTTGAACCTGAAATCAGTGATTATGCCTCTGAGGACTACTATGATAATCTCCCTCCAGAGGATTATGAGGATTTCCAAGAAGATTATGCACCTTATCCAGAGGATCTGCCAAGAGAGGAGTTTCCCCCATCTATGGTGGTTGAGGGAGATGATGCTCCTGTCGAGGTTGATTTCACACCGAAGGAACTCCTGCAGTATAAATTACCTCATATAGATCTCTTTGCACCTGATAAGCCTAAGAGTCAATCTAAAGAGAAGAACATCGTTCGTAAGAATATTCGAATCTTAGAAGATACCTTCAAGAGTTTCAATATTGATGTCAAGGTTGAGCGAGCTGAAATTGGACCGTCAGTGACCAAGTATGAGGTCAAGCCTGCTGTTGGGGTCCGGGTCAATCGCATTTCAAATCTAGCTGATGACTTGGCTCTGGCTCTAGCTGCGAAAGATGTCCGTATTGAGGCACCTATTCCTGGAAAATCTTTGGTTGGTATCGAAGTGCCTAACTCAGAGATTGCGACGGTTTCTTTCCGTGAACTTTGGGAACAGTCCAAGACGGATCCTAATAAGCTCTTGGAAGTTCCTCTTGGTAAGGCGGTTGATGGTTCGGCTCGTAGCTTTGATTTGGGACGGATGCCTCACTTGCTAGTCGCTGGATCTACGGGTTCTGGTAAATCGGTTGCGGTTAACGGTATCATCTCTAGTATTCTTATGAAGGCTCGTCCTGACCAGGTGAAGTTCCTCATGGTCGATCCGAAGATGGTTGAACTTTCGGTTTACAATGATATTCCTCATCTCCTTATCCCTGTAGTGACCAACCCACGTAAGGCCGCCAAGGCTCTTCAAAAAGTGGTAGATGAGATGGAAAATCGTTACGAACTCTTTAGTAAGTTTGGCGTGCGTAACATTGCTGGCTACAATGCCAAGGTGGAAGATTGGAATGCCCAGTCGCAAGAAAAACAGATTCCCTTGCCTTTAATTGTGGTTATCGTTGATGAGTTGGCTGACTTGATGATGGTAGCTAGTAAGGAAGTGGAAGATGCTATTATTCGTTTGGGACAAAAAGCGCGTGCTGCGGGAATTCACATGATTCTCGCCACTCAACGTCCGTCGGTTGATGTGATCTCCGGTTTGATTAAGGCCAATGTGCCATCTCGTGTGGCCTTCGCCGTGTCTTCGGGAACAGATAGTCGTACCATTTTAGATGAAAATGGGGCAGAAAAGCTACTCGGACGTGGGGATATGCTTTTCAAACCGATTGATGAGAACCACCCTGTTCGTCTACAAGGTTCCTTCATCTCTGATGATGACGTGGAACGTATTGTGACCTTTATCAAGGATCAGGCTTCAGCTGACTATGATGAGAGCTTTGATCCTGGTGAAGTTTCTGAAAATGATTTTGGTGGAGGTTCCTCTGCCAATGGTGGTAGCTCAGAAGGTGACCCACTCTTTGAAGAGGCCAAGGCTTTGGTCCTTGAAACACAAAAAGCTAGTGCTTCCATGATTCAACGCCGTCTGTCAGTTGGTTTCAACCGTGCCACTCGTTTGATGGAAGAATTGGAAGAAGCAGGTGTTATCGGACCAGCTGAAGGTACCAAACCACGTAAGGTTTTGATGACTCAAGAATAA